The Agromyces sp. LHK192 genome includes a window with the following:
- a CDS encoding glycoside hydrolase family 127 protein: MSLPTEQVIRAHSRAAVHPTALGRRPLGAGEACISGGSLGGWQRRNRTATTGHVIEQLGLAGNLDNLRRIADPAGPEAAAPFRGRYPFLDTDVFKTLEGVAYGLAADEEPAARAFYEEAVDLIARAQRADGYLNSHFQAPDIAAEPWSDLAWGHELYNLGHLVQAAVAANRRLGDDRLLRAAVAFADLAVERYGPDGDPQVCGHPEIEMALVELSRETGDDRYLELASLFVDRRGHGTVALRVFPAEYFQDAAPLRELDSVTGHAVRMAYLAAGAADIAHEHGDTDLLVALERLWDDMVATKLYLTGGLGSRHSDEAIGDRFELPSERSYSETCAAIAVMQWAWRMYLADGQPKYLDVFETVLYNAYAVGISDDGTGFFYDNPLQRRPDHQQRSGAETHGEPLRRGWFVCPCCPPNIVRWTAELQDHLAAVCGDELQLAQYATGTIAVDGLVLEVETDYPWDEVVRIRVAEATESAPRLALRVPGWCRGASLTVAGETTDGLEPGWVRVDRPLAAGDEVVLTLPMPVRAHGADPRVDALRASVAIARGPIVYCAEQVDHDVDLDLVVVNPAAVHEASVIVDRLTPNADAATRTIALRARAGGAPDAGLYPELGATAAASDAEAAGAEASDVELRLVPYHLWGNRGADAMRVWLRTA; encoded by the coding sequence ATGTCCCTCCCCACCGAGCAGGTCATCCGTGCGCACAGCCGAGCCGCCGTGCATCCCACCGCCCTCGGGCGGCGTCCGCTCGGTGCGGGCGAGGCCTGCATCAGTGGCGGATCGCTCGGCGGCTGGCAGCGCCGCAACCGGACCGCGACGACCGGGCACGTCATCGAGCAGCTCGGGCTCGCGGGCAACCTCGACAACCTGCGCCGCATCGCCGATCCCGCCGGGCCCGAGGCCGCAGCCCCGTTCCGTGGGCGATACCCGTTCCTCGACACCGACGTCTTCAAGACCCTCGAGGGCGTCGCCTACGGCCTCGCGGCCGACGAGGAGCCGGCGGCCCGCGCCTTCTACGAGGAGGCCGTCGACCTCATCGCCCGCGCACAACGCGCCGACGGCTACCTCAACAGCCACTTCCAGGCCCCCGACATCGCCGCCGAGCCTTGGTCGGACCTCGCCTGGGGGCACGAGCTCTACAACCTCGGGCACCTGGTCCAGGCCGCCGTCGCCGCCAACCGGCGGCTCGGCGACGACCGGTTGCTGCGCGCAGCCGTCGCGTTCGCCGACCTCGCCGTCGAGCGGTACGGACCCGACGGCGACCCGCAGGTCTGCGGCCACCCCGAGATCGAGATGGCGCTCGTCGAGCTGTCGCGCGAGACCGGCGACGACCGGTACCTCGAACTCGCGAGCCTGTTCGTCGACCGCCGCGGCCACGGCACCGTCGCCCTCAGGGTCTTCCCGGCCGAGTACTTCCAGGACGCCGCGCCGCTTCGTGAGCTCGACTCGGTCACCGGGCACGCCGTGCGCATGGCCTACCTCGCCGCCGGCGCCGCCGACATCGCGCACGAGCACGGCGACACCGACCTGCTCGTCGCGCTCGAACGGCTCTGGGACGACATGGTCGCGACCAAGCTCTACCTGACCGGTGGACTCGGCAGCCGGCACTCCGACGAGGCGATCGGTGACCGATTCGAGCTGCCGAGCGAGCGCTCGTACAGCGAGACCTGCGCGGCGATCGCCGTCATGCAGTGGGCGTGGCGCATGTACCTCGCCGACGGGCAGCCGAAGTACCTCGACGTGTTCGAGACCGTGCTCTACAACGCCTACGCCGTCGGCATCTCCGACGACGGGACGGGGTTCTTCTACGACAACCCGCTCCAGCGGCGCCCCGACCACCAGCAGCGCTCCGGCGCCGAGACGCACGGCGAGCCGCTGCGGCGCGGGTGGTTCGTCTGCCCCTGCTGCCCGCCCAACATCGTGCGCTGGACCGCCGAGCTGCAGGACCACCTCGCCGCGGTCTGCGGCGACGAGCTCCAGCTCGCCCAGTACGCCACCGGCACGATCGCGGTCGACGGCCTCGTGCTCGAGGTCGAGACGGACTACCCGTGGGACGAGGTCGTCCGCATCCGCGTCGCCGAGGCGACCGAGTCCGCCCCGCGGCTCGCGCTGCGCGTCCCCGGCTGGTGCCGCGGTGCCTCGCTGACGGTCGCCGGCGAGACGACCGACGGCCTCGAGCCCGGCTGGGTCCGCGTCGACCGGCCCCTCGCCGCCGGCGACGAGGTCGTGCTCACGCTGCCGATGCCGGTGCGCGCCCACGGCGCCGACCCCCGCGTCGACGCACTCCGAGCGTCCGTCGCCATCGCGCGCGGCCCGATCGTCTACTGCGCCGAGCAGGTCGACCACGACGTCGACCTCGACCTCGTCGTCGTGAACCCGGCCGCCGTGCACGAGGCATCCGTCATCGTCGACCGGCTCACGCCGAATGCGGATGCCGCCACGCGCACCATCGCGCTCCGGGCCCGCGCGGGCGGCGCACCCGACGCGGGGCTCTACCCCGAGCTCGGCGCCACCGCAGCGGCATCCGATGCGGAGGCGGCCGGCGCGGAGGCATCCGACGTCGAACTGCGCCTCGTCCCGTACCACCTCTGGGGCAATCGCGGGGCCGACGCCATGCGCGTCTGGCTGCGCACCGCCTGA
- a CDS encoding DMT family transporter: protein MDTARGLPGGRSTAVTFVVAGLACQEVGASIAVLLFPTVGAIGMVALRLVFSALVLMLIARPNLRRHDRAAWLTVVGFGLVLALMNALFYLSLERIPLGAAVTIEVLGPLVLSVFASRRASAWLWAVLAAIGVAMLGQGSFGHLDPIGVLLAAATGVTWAGYILLSAGTGRRFQGLDGLAIAFGVGALAILPFGIATSGAVLMRPEVLGLGAAVALLSSTIPYALELIALRRLPASTFAILMSLAPAMATVAGLVLLGQHFTWVAVIAVGLVVTASIGAVRTAQRHAPPNSPPQVPPTSSP, encoded by the coding sequence GTGGACACCGCGCGAGGACTTCCCGGGGGCCGGAGCACGGCCGTGACGTTCGTCGTCGCCGGCCTCGCGTGCCAGGAGGTCGGCGCCTCGATCGCCGTGCTGCTCTTCCCCACCGTCGGCGCCATCGGCATGGTCGCCCTCAGGCTCGTGTTCTCCGCGCTGGTGCTGATGCTCATCGCGCGCCCGAACCTGCGGAGGCACGACCGGGCCGCGTGGCTCACGGTCGTCGGCTTCGGGCTCGTGCTCGCCCTGATGAACGCCCTGTTCTACCTCTCGCTCGAGCGCATCCCGCTGGGTGCCGCGGTCACGATCGAGGTGCTCGGGCCGCTCGTGCTGTCGGTCTTCGCGAGCCGGCGTGCTTCGGCCTGGCTCTGGGCCGTGCTCGCCGCGATCGGCGTCGCGATGCTGGGGCAGGGCAGCTTCGGCCACCTCGACCCGATCGGGGTCCTCCTCGCCGCCGCGACCGGGGTGACGTGGGCGGGGTACATCCTGCTGTCCGCGGGCACGGGCAGACGGTTCCAGGGGCTCGACGGCCTCGCGATCGCGTTCGGCGTCGGCGCCCTCGCGATCCTGCCCTTCGGCATCGCGACGAGCGGCGCCGTGCTGATGCGCCCCGAGGTGCTCGGACTCGGCGCGGCCGTGGCCCTGCTGAGCTCGACGATCCCCTACGCGCTGGAGCTCATCGCCCTTCGGCGGCTCCCGGCCTCGACGTTCGCGATCCTGATGAGCCTGGCGCCCGCGATGGCCACCGTCGCGGGCCTCGTGCTGCTGGGGCAGCACTTCACCTGGGTGGCGGTGATCGCGGTCGGCCTCGTCGTCACGGCATCGATCGGCGCCGTGCGCACGGCGCAGCGGCATGCACCCCCGAACTCCCCGCCGCAGGTGCCGCCTACATCATCGCCATGA
- a CDS encoding NAD(P)-binding domain-containing protein — protein sequence MTSLPERVTVAVVGAGQAGLSVAFYLRRFELVADEDFVVLDRAPGPGGAWQHRWSSLKLGTAHRVNDLPGMAELGLSFETADRTLPAREVVADYYGRFEEHYDLRVHRPMHVRRVENDGADLKLTIEDHAPRPVEEQRSRGFFGRRRKTFEEVQGPAFTQHTLHAQFLVNATGTWGSPFVPFYPGMGDFRGRHLHTSDFVDAEDFLDQRVVVVGGGTSAIGFMLELEGVASELTWVSRRPIDWIDRQELDLEGASAAVAMQDEAARAGRALPSIVSGTGVPKSRRIAAGIDRGLLVAKPMFDRIEEDRVVWDDLDGDGRVEQQADAIIWATGFRPELRHLGPLRLREKQGGITIGQGASWADPRVFLAGYGPQASTIGANRAGRMIARQIMAMM from the coding sequence GTGACGAGCTTGCCCGAACGCGTGACGGTGGCGGTGGTCGGCGCCGGTCAGGCCGGGCTCTCCGTGGCCTTCTACCTGCGACGGTTCGAACTGGTCGCCGACGAGGATTTCGTCGTCCTCGATCGGGCTCCCGGGCCCGGCGGAGCGTGGCAGCACCGCTGGTCGTCGCTGAAGCTCGGCACCGCGCACCGGGTCAACGACCTGCCCGGCATGGCCGAGCTCGGCCTCAGCTTCGAGACCGCCGACCGCACGCTGCCCGCCCGCGAGGTCGTGGCCGACTACTACGGCCGATTCGAGGAGCACTACGACCTCCGGGTGCACCGGCCGATGCACGTGCGCCGCGTCGAGAACGACGGCGCCGACCTGAAGCTCACCATCGAGGACCACGCTCCGCGGCCGGTCGAGGAGCAGCGCTCGCGCGGCTTCTTCGGCCGTCGCCGCAAGACGTTCGAGGAGGTGCAGGGTCCCGCCTTCACGCAGCACACGCTGCACGCCCAGTTCCTCGTGAACGCGACCGGCACCTGGGGCTCGCCGTTCGTGCCGTTCTACCCCGGCATGGGCGACTTCAGGGGCCGTCACCTGCACACCTCGGATTTCGTCGACGCCGAGGACTTCCTCGACCAGCGGGTCGTCGTGGTCGGCGGCGGCACGTCGGCGATCGGGTTCATGCTCGAGCTCGAGGGGGTGGCCTCCGAGCTCACGTGGGTCTCGCGGCGGCCGATCGACTGGATCGATCGGCAGGAGCTCGATCTCGAGGGGGCATCCGCCGCGGTCGCCATGCAGGACGAAGCGGCCCGCGCCGGCCGCGCCCTGCCATCCATCGTGAGCGGAACCGGGGTGCCGAAGAGCAGGCGCATCGCCGCCGGCATCGACCGAGGCCTGCTCGTCGCCAAGCCGATGTTCGACCGCATCGAGGAGGACCGCGTCGTCTGGGACGACCTGGACGGCGACGGCCGTGTCGAGCAGCAGGCCGACGCGATCATCTGGGCCACGGGGTTCCGGCCGGAGCTCAGGCACCTCGGGCCGCTCAGGCTGCGCGAGAAGCAGGGTGGCATCACCATCGGGCAGGGCGCGTCGTGGGCGGACCCGCGCGTGTTCCTCGCCGGTTACGGGCCGCAGGCGTCGACGATCGGGGCGAACCGCGCCGGGCGCATGATCGCGCGCCAGATCATGGCGATGATGTAG
- a CDS encoding DUF3073 domain-containing protein: MGRGRQKAKHTKVARELKYFSPDTDYSALERELTSSQPDHYEDEASKWAEYSDDDSYVPGDSSSHR; the protein is encoded by the coding sequence ATGGGGCGCGGCCGTCAGAAAGCCAAGCACACCAAGGTCGCTCGGGAGCTGAAGTACTTCAGCCCCGACACGGACTACAGTGCGCTTGAGCGCGAACTCACGAGTTCGCAGCCTGACCACTACGAAGACGAAGCGTCGAAGTGGGCGGAATACTCCGACGACGACTCGTACGTGCCGGGCGACAGCTCCTCCCACCGCTGA
- a CDS encoding LLM class flavin-dependent oxidoreductase, translating to MGAEISIGIHGRTPEADVRALAPRVEALGFHALWVNDVPGGDSLAALRAAAEATSTLRLATGVVPLDRRPVESLDLDAIPADRLTLGIGSGGAARPLGLVEAGIAALRARTDAELVVGALGPRMRRLAAERADGVLLNWLVPDAAAEAMRDLRRDATAREADARAVRGILYVRTIVDDAALPELEAEAGRYASFPSYAANFERQGVRAIDATLQGGPARPERLDAYRVADELVLRAITPTGSLAELERFAEVAAGWLRS from the coding sequence ATGGGCGCCGAGATCTCGATCGGCATCCACGGTCGAACGCCCGAGGCCGACGTGCGGGCGCTCGCGCCGCGCGTCGAAGCCCTCGGGTTCCACGCGCTCTGGGTCAACGACGTGCCCGGCGGGGATTCGCTCGCGGCGCTCCGCGCCGCGGCCGAGGCGACCTCGACCCTGCGGCTGGCGACCGGGGTGGTCCCGCTCGATCGTCGGCCGGTCGAGTCGCTCGATCTCGACGCGATCCCGGCCGACCGGCTCACCCTCGGCATCGGGTCGGGCGGTGCAGCACGGCCGCTGGGACTCGTGGAAGCCGGCATCGCGGCGCTCCGCGCCCGGACCGACGCCGAACTCGTCGTCGGCGCACTCGGCCCGCGAATGCGCCGGCTCGCCGCCGAGCGCGCCGACGGGGTGCTGCTCAACTGGCTGGTTCCGGATGCCGCCGCCGAGGCGATGCGGGATCTTCGACGGGACGCGACAGCGCGGGAGGCCGATGCGCGCGCGGTGCGCGGCATCCTCTACGTACGCACGATCGTGGACGATGCGGCCCTGCCCGAACTGGAGGCGGAGGCGGGCCGCTACGCGAGCTTCCCGTCGTACGCCGCGAACTTCGAACGCCAGGGCGTCCGGGCGATCGATGCGACCCTGCAGGGCGGGCCGGCGCGGCCGGAGCGGCTCGACGCCTACCGGGTGGCCGACGAACTCGTGCTGCGCGCGATCACGCCGACGGGGTCGCTCGCCGAGCTCGAACGGTTCGCCGAGGTCGCCGCGGGGTGGCTCCGGTCGTGA
- the purM gene encoding phosphoribosylformylglycinamidine cyclo-ligase, with the protein MSANSSYAAAGVDTAAGDLAVELMKEAVAKTHGPNVLGGVGGFAGLYDLSFAKDYRRPLLATSTDGVGTKIAIAQALDVHDTIGQDLVGMVVDDIVVVGATPLFMTDYIACGKVVPDRIAAIVTGIARACAETGTALVGGETAEHPGLMGVDDYDVAGAAVGVVEADRALGAERVESGDAILAIESSGLHSNGFSLVRHILAQHGIGYTDASAELGTTWGEALLEPTRLYSGPLVQLLAGANGDAVHALSHVTGGGLAANLARVLPRGSWAEVDRSTWSPAPVFRVLNDLAGTTLESTEGTWNLGVGFFAVVKADAAASVTAELGALGLPTWQVGTVTIGERDLAGFEQGAKGVDGGAVRLVGSYSA; encoded by the coding sequence GTGAGCGCGAACTCGTCATACGCCGCTGCCGGAGTCGACACCGCCGCCGGCGATCTCGCCGTCGAGCTGATGAAGGAGGCCGTGGCGAAGACCCACGGCCCGAACGTCCTGGGCGGAGTCGGCGGCTTCGCCGGCCTCTACGACCTCTCCTTCGCGAAGGACTACCGGCGGCCCCTCCTCGCGACCTCGACCGACGGCGTCGGCACGAAGATCGCGATCGCCCAGGCCCTCGACGTGCACGACACCATCGGGCAGGACCTCGTCGGCATGGTCGTCGACGACATCGTCGTCGTGGGTGCCACGCCCCTGTTCATGACCGACTACATCGCGTGCGGCAAGGTCGTGCCCGACCGCATCGCCGCGATCGTCACCGGCATCGCGCGCGCGTGCGCCGAGACCGGCACCGCACTCGTCGGCGGCGAGACCGCCGAGCACCCGGGGCTCATGGGCGTCGACGACTACGACGTCGCCGGGGCGGCCGTCGGCGTCGTCGAGGCCGACCGCGCGCTCGGCGCCGAGCGCGTCGAATCGGGCGACGCGATCCTCGCGATCGAGTCGAGCGGACTGCACTCCAACGGCTTCTCGCTGGTGCGCCACATCCTCGCGCAGCACGGCATCGGGTACACGGATGCCTCGGCCGAGCTCGGCACCACCTGGGGCGAGGCCCTCCTCGAGCCGACGCGGCTCTACTCCGGCCCCCTCGTGCAGCTGCTCGCCGGCGCGAACGGCGACGCCGTGCACGCCCTCTCGCACGTGACCGGCGGCGGCCTCGCCGCGAACCTCGCGCGCGTGCTGCCCCGCGGCTCGTGGGCCGAGGTCGACCGGTCGACCTGGTCGCCCGCACCCGTGTTCCGCGTGCTCAACGACCTCGCCGGGACGACGCTCGAGTCGACGGAGGGCACCTGGAACCTCGGCGTCGGCTTCTTCGCGGTCGTGAAGGCCGACGCCGCGGCATCCGTCACCGCCGAACTCGGCGCGCTCGGGCTGCCGACCTGGCAGGTCGGCACGGTCACTATCGGCGAGCGCGACCTCGCGGGCTTCGAGCAGGGCGCCAAGGGCGTCGACGGCGGTGCGGTTCGCCTCGTCGGTTCGTACTCGGCCTGA
- a CDS encoding zinc-binding alcohol dehydrogenase: protein MIRENASRSVLLALYLREALAIASPVELPHLRDIGATGAALPVDRQDLLERQWREWWAMTVEPEAHPSPVPLELVPAFDTEIALPTTGAEELAAAIVPHAEASRAWADWAHDQYRNASASRRGDSYRAYAGSIAEHEREVGRRAHSFELNVQVVPLVSPGVWWIGSMTVAVTDSLRADAAAFDDAIHPIIAELA from the coding sequence GTGATCCGGGAGAACGCGAGTCGATCGGTACTCCTGGCGCTCTACCTGCGCGAGGCGCTCGCGATCGCCTCGCCGGTCGAACTGCCGCACCTGCGTGACATCGGCGCGACCGGTGCCGCACTGCCCGTCGATCGGCAGGACCTGCTCGAGCGCCAGTGGCGCGAGTGGTGGGCGATGACCGTCGAACCCGAGGCGCATCCGTCGCCCGTGCCGCTCGAACTGGTTCCGGCCTTCGACACCGAGATCGCCCTGCCCACGACCGGCGCCGAGGAGCTCGCGGCCGCGATCGTGCCGCACGCCGAGGCGTCGCGGGCGTGGGCCGACTGGGCGCACGACCAGTACCGCAACGCGTCGGCCTCGCGACGCGGCGACTCGTACCGCGCCTACGCGGGCTCGATCGCCGAGCACGAACGCGAGGTCGGCCGCCGCGCGCACTCGTTCGAGTTGAACGTGCAGGTCGTGCCGCTGGTCTCCCCCGGCGTCTGGTGGATCGGCAGCATGACGGTCGCCGTCACGGACTCGCTGCGCGCCGACGCGGCGGCGTTCGACGACGCGATCCACCCGATCATCGCCGAACTCGCGTAG
- a CDS encoding PaaI family thioesterase, with translation MSIWFGEPSVEWANSRCDGTLIRSTGIEMTELTDDSLKGRMPVDERTRQPGGVLHGGASVAFAETLASWGSSFTVDPDRNYCVGMEINANHVRPVAEGWVYGEARPISRGRTTQVWDIRITDEQGRLVCVSRCTMAVLAKPSEY, from the coding sequence ATGAGCATCTGGTTCGGCGAGCCCAGCGTCGAGTGGGCCAACTCCCGCTGCGACGGCACCCTGATCCGGTCGACGGGCATCGAGATGACCGAGTTGACCGATGACTCCTTGAAGGGTCGGATGCCCGTCGACGAGCGCACCCGTCAACCCGGCGGCGTGCTGCACGGCGGGGCATCCGTCGCCTTCGCGGAGACGCTCGCGAGCTGGGGGTCGAGCTTCACGGTCGACCCCGACCGCAATTATTGCGTCGGCATGGAGATCAACGCGAACCATGTGCGGCCGGTCGCCGAGGGCTGGGTGTACGGCGAGGCGCGGCCGATCAGCCGCGGGCGCACGACGCAGGTGTGGGACATCCGCATCACCGACGAACAGGGTCGCCTGGTCTGCGTGTCTCGCTGCACGATGGCCGTGCTCGCGAAGCCGTCGGAGTACTGA
- a CDS encoding glutamine amidotransferase, giving the protein MKPFVLLATRAEDEPADAEYELFLRATGLDERELVRVRLEAGPMPRLDLDAVSGIFVGGGPFNASDPPERKSAVQHRVEAEFATLLDEVVARDFPFLGACYGVGTLGVHQGAPIDATFAEPIGVVPVTLTGAGASDPILASLPRTFNAFVGHKEAIRSLPPTATLLGSSPTCPVQMFRVGANVYATQFHPELDVDGIVLRIHAYADYGYFGEGELEPTLAAARRAPVSHPSRMLAAFVERHAR; this is encoded by the coding sequence GTGAAGCCGTTCGTGCTGCTCGCCACGCGCGCGGAGGACGAGCCCGCCGACGCGGAGTACGAGCTGTTCCTCCGCGCGACCGGGCTCGACGAACGCGAACTGGTGCGCGTCCGGCTCGAGGCCGGGCCCATGCCGCGACTCGACCTCGACGCGGTCTCCGGCATCTTCGTCGGCGGCGGGCCGTTCAACGCCTCGGATCCGCCGGAGCGGAAGTCGGCCGTGCAGCACCGGGTCGAGGCGGAGTTCGCGACCCTGCTCGACGAGGTCGTGGCGAGAGACTTCCCGTTCCTCGGCGCCTGCTACGGCGTCGGCACGCTCGGCGTGCACCAGGGCGCCCCCATCGACGCGACGTTCGCGGAGCCGATCGGCGTCGTGCCGGTGACGCTGACCGGGGCGGGGGCATCCGACCCGATCCTCGCGTCGCTGCCGCGCACGTTCAACGCGTTCGTCGGCCACAAGGAGGCGATCCGGTCGCTGCCGCCGACGGCGACGCTGCTCGGTTCGTCGCCGACGTGCCCGGTGCAGATGTTCCGGGTCGGCGCGAACGTGTACGCCACGCAGTTCCACCCCGAACTCGACGTGGACGGCATCGTGCTGCGCATCCACGCGTACGCCGACTACGGCTACTTCGGCGAGGGCGAGCTCGAACCGACCCTCGCCGCCGCCAGGCGCGCGCCCGTGTCGCACCCGAGCCGGATGCTCGCGGCCTTCGTCGAACGCCACGCGCGCTGA
- a CDS encoding Lrp/AsnC family transcriptional regulator: MEPDGLDRAILGELRRDGRASMSDVAARVNTSRANAYARVKRMTDAGVIRGFTVRTDAVQEGLHSTAYVSMQVAQADWQELRARIAAIPEVHHAALIGGDFDVLLLVRARDNRDLRRVVLEELQAIPSVRSTRTFLVYEELDTVE; the protein is encoded by the coding sequence ATGGAACCGGATGGTCTCGACCGGGCGATCCTCGGCGAGCTGCGGCGCGACGGCCGCGCGTCGATGAGCGACGTCGCCGCGCGGGTCAACACGTCGCGCGCGAACGCGTACGCGCGAGTGAAGCGGATGACCGATGCCGGCGTCATCCGCGGGTTCACGGTGCGCACCGACGCGGTGCAGGAGGGGCTGCACTCCACCGCCTACGTGTCGATGCAGGTCGCGCAGGCCGACTGGCAGGAGCTGCGTGCACGGATCGCCGCGATCCCCGAGGTGCACCACGCGGCGCTCATCGGCGGCGACTTCGACGTGCTGCTGCTCGTGCGCGCCCGCGACAACCGCGACTTGCGGCGCGTCGTGCTCGAGGAGCTCCAGGCGATCCCGTCGGTGCGCTCGACGCGCACCTTCCTCGTCTACGAGGAGCTCGACACGGTGGAATGA
- the pdhA gene encoding pyruvate dehydrogenase (acetyl-transferring) E1 component subunit alpha produces MISEDLLPRETPVRLVDEHGEAVSDPQYPAPDTGRLVEAYRALVQGRRVNEQCSALVRQGRLAVYPSSHGQEACQVAAALALRDGDWLFPTYRDSVAVIARGVDPAQALVLLRGDWHSGYDPNDFNVAPQATPLATQLLHAVGFAHAAALRGEPTVVLAMCGDGATSEGDFHEALNFAAVFHVPVVFFVQNNEFAISVPLSRQTAAPSLAHKAIGYGMPGERVDGNDVAALLAVLDRAVSRARSGEGPSLIEAHTYRMQAHTNADDDTRYRERDEVQAWISRDPLVRVQAYLRGAGAIDDTAEAGFAADAEVVAQQLREAMNSDPELDPEDLFRYVYASRTPQLENEWAMLRDELSRTEPATEEAR; encoded by the coding sequence GTGATCAGCGAAGATCTCCTTCCCCGCGAGACCCCCGTGCGACTCGTCGACGAGCACGGCGAGGCGGTCTCCGACCCGCAGTACCCGGCACCCGACACCGGTCGCCTCGTCGAGGCCTACCGGGCGCTCGTGCAGGGCCGCCGCGTGAACGAGCAGTGCTCGGCGCTCGTGCGCCAGGGCCGGCTCGCGGTGTACCCCTCCTCGCACGGCCAGGAGGCCTGCCAGGTCGCCGCAGCACTCGCGCTGCGCGACGGCGACTGGCTGTTCCCGACCTACCGCGACTCGGTCGCGGTCATCGCGCGCGGCGTCGACCCCGCGCAGGCGCTGGTGCTGCTGCGCGGCGACTGGCACTCGGGGTACGACCCCAACGACTTCAACGTCGCGCCGCAGGCGACGCCGCTCGCCACCCAGCTGCTCCACGCCGTCGGATTCGCGCACGCGGCGGCGCTGCGCGGGGAACCGACCGTGGTGCTCGCGATGTGCGGCGACGGCGCGACGAGCGAGGGCGACTTCCACGAGGCGCTGAACTTCGCGGCCGTGTTCCACGTGCCGGTCGTCTTCTTCGTGCAGAACAACGAGTTCGCGATCTCGGTGCCGCTCTCGAGGCAGACCGCGGCCCCGTCGCTCGCGCACAAGGCGATCGGATACGGCATGCCCGGCGAGCGGGTCGACGGCAACGACGTCGCGGCACTGCTGGCCGTGCTCGACCGCGCCGTGTCGCGCGCGCGGTCGGGCGAGGGCCCGAGCCTGATCGAGGCGCACACCTACCGGATGCAGGCCCACACCAACGCCGACGACGACACCCGCTACCGCGAGCGCGACGAGGTGCAGGCGTGGATCTCGCGGGACCCGCTCGTGCGCGTGCAGGCCTACCTGCGCGGAGCGGGCGCGATCGACGACACCGCCGAAGCCGGTTTCGCCGCCGACGCCGAGGTCGTCGCGCAGCAGCTCCGCGAGGCGATGAACAGCGACCCCGAGCTCGACCCCGAGGACCTGTTCCGCTACGTGTACGCGTCGCGGACCCCGCAGCTCGAGAACGAGTGGGCGATGCTCCGCGACGAACTCTCACGCACCGAACCGGCGACCGAGGAGGCACGATGA
- a CDS encoding alpha-ketoacid dehydrogenase subunit beta — translation MTMLDTRHDQAAEAEASAPATSATTSPAPATSPAPTEAPVLTMAAAINRALADAMAEDDSVLVFGEDVGALGGVFRVTDGLTERFGERRCFDTPLAESGIVGTAIGMAMNGMRPVVEMQFDAFAYPAFEQIVSHAAKMANRTRGAVRLPMVIRIPFGGGIGGVEHHCDSSEAYYAHTPGLTVVAPATPQDAYSLLRAAIRHPDPVVFLEPKKLYWSKAPVDTSIEAEIGRARVVREGTDATLIAYGTSVGVALDAATVAESEGRSIAVVDVRTLTPCDDETLFAAVRATGRAVVVAEAPGFASVASELAARIGEHCFPYLEAPVRRVTGFDTPFAPPKLERHYLPDVDRVLDAIDSLNWED, via the coding sequence ATGACCATGCTCGACACCCGGCACGACCAGGCGGCGGAGGCGGAGGCATCCGCACCGGCGACGAGCGCGACGACCAGCCCCGCGCCGGCGACGAGCCCGGCACCGACCGAGGCGCCCGTGCTCACGATGGCCGCCGCGATCAACCGAGCGCTCGCCGACGCGATGGCCGAGGACGACTCGGTGCTCGTCTTCGGCGAGGACGTCGGGGCGCTGGGCGGCGTGTTCCGCGTGACCGACGGACTGACCGAGCGCTTCGGCGAGCGCCGGTGCTTCGACACCCCGCTGGCCGAGTCGGGCATCGTCGGCACCGCGATCGGCATGGCCATGAACGGCATGAGGCCGGTCGTCGAGATGCAGTTCGACGCGTTCGCGTACCCCGCGTTCGAGCAGATCGTCAGCCACGCGGCGAAGATGGCGAACCGCACGCGCGGCGCCGTGCGCCTGCCGATGGTGATTCGTATCCCGTTCGGCGGCGGCATCGGCGGCGTCGAGCACCACTGCGACTCCTCCGAGGCCTACTACGCGCACACGCCGGGCCTCACCGTCGTGGCGCCGGCGACCCCGCAGGACGCGTACAGCCTGCTGCGCGCGGCGATCCGCCACCCCGACCCGGTCGTGTTCCTCGAGCCGAAGAAGCTCTACTGGTCGAAGGCGCCGGTCGACACCTCGATCGAGGCCGAGATCGGTCGCGCCCGAGTCGTCCGTGAGGGCACGGATGCGACGCTCATCGCCTACGGCACGTCGGTCGGCGTCGCGCTCGACGCCGCGACCGTCGCCGAGTCGGAGGGTCGCAGCATCGCGGTCGTCGACGTGCGCACCCTCACGCCCTGCGACGACGAGACCCTGTTCGCCGCGGTGCGCGCGACCGGCCGCGCGGTCGTCGTCGCCGAGGCGCCCGGCTTCGCGAGCGTCGCCTCCGAGCTCGCCGCCCGCATCGGCGAGCACTGCTTCCCGTACCTCGAGGCCCCGGTACGCCGGGTCACCGGGTTCGACACGCCCTTCGCGCCGCCGAAACTCGAACGCCACTACCTGCCCGACGTCGACCGCGTGCTCGACGCCATCGACTCGCTGAACTGGGAGGACTGA